The sequence GCTCCAGGCGGCCCTGGAAGCCGCGCTGCTGCTCGCGGAATTCCACCAGGTCGTCGGGGGTGCCCATGCCGGAAACGTTGAAGAAGTCCTCGAACTGGCGGATGCGGCTTTCGCGGTCGGCGTCGGACTCGCCCTTCACGCCGATGCACTGGCTGATGATCTCGGTCTTGTTCCAGGCCACCGGGCGCACGATGCGCAGCTGGGAGCTGATCTGGTCCATGAAGAACAGGCTGGGGTAGATGTTCAGGTTGCGCAGGCGGTGCATCATCCACTCCGCCTTGCCCTGGCCGAACTCTTCCACCAGGCGCGGCATCACGGTGGCGTAGCCGGGGCGCACGGTGGGGTTGGGCATGTCGCTGAACAGCACGCTGTGGCCGTTGTTGAAGGAGAACCAGCCGTCGTCGGTCTCGGCATCGCCGGCGCCCAGCTTGCTGTAGTCGAGGGTGCCGCTGGCGGCGCCCTTCTCGGCGTTGACCTGCTGGCGGTGCTGCACGGTGGCCACGTAGTTGTAGTGCACGGTGCTGACGTGATAGCCGTCCAGGCCGTTCTCGTTCTGCAGCTTCCAGTTGCCGTCGAAGGTGTAGGTGGACTTGCCGGGCAGCACTTCCAGTTCACCGGTGGGCGACTGGGCGACCATCATGTCGAAGAACACCTTGGCGTCGCCGAGGAAGTCTTCCAGGGAGTCGGTGCCGTTGGGGTCCAGGCTGATGAAGACGAAGCCCTTGTAGCTCTCGATGCGGGCCTTCTTCAGGCCACGGGTGGCCTTGTCGAAGCCTTCGGGGTATTCGCCCGGCGCCTTGACCTTCACCAGGCGGCCGTCGCTCTTGTAGCACCAGGCGTGGAAGGGGCAGGTGAAGGTGGACTGGTTGCCCTTGCCGACGCGGGTGAGGGTGGCGCCACGGTGCTGGCAGGCGTTGATCAGGGCGTGCAGCTGGTTATTGCCGTCGCGGGTGATGATCATCGGCTGGCGGCCGGCGCGCATGGTCATGAAGTCGTTGGCGTTGGCGATCTCGCTTTCATGACAGGCGTAGATCCAGTTCTTCTCGAAGATCAGTTCCATCTCCAGGTCGAACAGTTCCGGCTCGGTGAACATGTCGCGGGCAATGCGATAGACGCCTTCTTCCGGACGGAAGTCCAGGCAACCGCTGACGTACTCCCTCCACTGGGCGATGTTCTTATTCGAAGTATTCATGGGGTGGCACCTTCCACATCGGGCGATTCGTGGAATCCATTAGAAAGAGCGGGGAGATGTCCGGTCTATCCGCATAGTTGGCAAAGCAGCGCCGTAAATTTTGGCCAGTGAACGGCGGGCTGGAAGCTACGGATGGCGAGGGTTCCGGCGGTTTTTCAAGGCGCGGAAAAAGTGGATAGAGGTCGCTGAAAAAGCGGCTGGCGCGCTGCATTGCGAGCGGGGTTGAATCGCTGCTCCCACCGGGCCGGGAGCCCGGGGTAACGCTTTGCGCGCGCCCGGCGAGCGGCGGTAACGCTTCCTTGGGTCGCTATCACGGGAGGTGGGCGGGCGCTATCCGAAAAATTGGCCAAGGCTATCCGCTTGTTTGGCTGGGGCCGGCTTCGGTGCGGTAGACGCCCCGGGCGGGTAACAACCTTGGGGCCCGCTGGCGATCAGCCTGCTGCGCGGGCATGCGCCGGGCCGTTTGCGACAGCCTTCCCCGGCCATGCGCCAGGTTGTGGCGACCGGGCCCCGGAATGGAGCGCAAGCCGCGCCACTGCTGGCCTGCGCCGTCCGTCCGGCGGGGCTCCTATCCGAAAAGTTGGGCAATGCTATCCTCCTGTTTCG is a genomic window of Pseudomonas resinovorans NBRC 106553 containing:
- the antA gene encoding anthranilate 1,2-dioxygenase large subunit yields the protein MNTSNKNIAQWREYVSGCLDFRPEEGVYRIARDMFTEPELFDLEMELIFEKNWIYACHESEIANANDFMTMRAGRQPMIITRDGNNQLHALINACQHRGATLTRVGKGNQSTFTCPFHAWCYKSDGRLVKVKAPGEYPEGFDKATRGLKKARIESYKGFVFISLDPNGTDSLEDFLGDAKVFFDMMVAQSPTGELEVLPGKSTYTFDGNWKLQNENGLDGYHVSTVHYNYVATVQHRQQVNAEKGAASGTLDYSKLGAGDAETDDGWFSFNNGHSVLFSDMPNPTVRPGYATVMPRLVEEFGQGKAEWMMHRLRNLNIYPSLFFMDQISSQLRIVRPVAWNKTEIISQCIGVKGESDADRESRIRQFEDFFNVSGMGTPDDLVEFREQQRGFQGRLERWSDISRGYGKWVTGATSNSQTLGIAPVMTGAEFTHEGLYVNQHGNWQRFLLEGLDKKALKLQEVQA